The following are encoded together in the Serratia odorifera genome:
- the aceF gene encoding pyruvate dehydrogenase complex dihydrolipoyllysine-residue acetyltransferase, with the protein MSIEINVPDIGADEVEITEILVKVGDKVEAEQSLITVEGDKASMEVPSPQAGVVKEIKVAVGDKTETGKLIMIFDAEGAAQAAPAAKAEEKPAAASAPAAAAAKDVEVPDIGADEVEVTEILVKVGDKVEAEQSLITVEGDKASMEVPAPFAGTVKEIKIGTGDKVKTGSLIMVFDVAGGEAAAPAAAEAPSAPAAAPAASAAKNVEVPDIGGDEVEVTEVMVKVGDKVAAEQSLITVEGDKASMEVPAPFAGTVKEIKIGTGDKVKTGSLIMVFEVEGAAPAAAPAQKAEAAPAAAKQQSQAPAPAAKAEGKGEFAENDAYVHATPVIRRLAREFGVNLAKVKGTGRKGRILREDVQSYVKDAVKRAESAPAAAAGGGLPGMLPWPKVDFSKFGEIEEVELGRIQKISGANLSRNWVMIPHVTHFDKTDITDLEAFRKQQNEEAAKRKLDVKFTPVVFIMKAVAAALEQMPRFNSSLSEDGQKLTLKKYINIGVAVDTPNGLVVPVFKDVNKKSITELSRELMAISKKARDGKLTAGEMQGGCFTISSLGGIGTTHFAPIVNAPEVAILGVSKSAMEPVWNGKEFMPRLMMPMSLSFDHRVIDGADGARFITIINNMLADIRRLVM; encoded by the coding sequence ATGTCTATTGAAATTAACGTGCCGGACATCGGTGCAGACGAAGTTGAAATCACCGAGATTCTGGTGAAGGTCGGCGACAAGGTTGAAGCGGAGCAATCGCTGATCACCGTTGAAGGCGACAAGGCTTCGATGGAAGTTCCCTCGCCGCAGGCCGGCGTGGTGAAAGAGATCAAGGTTGCGGTCGGCGACAAGACCGAAACCGGCAAACTGATCATGATCTTTGACGCAGAAGGGGCAGCGCAAGCTGCACCGGCGGCCAAGGCAGAAGAAAAACCGGCGGCGGCATCTGCGCCGGCGGCTGCGGCGGCCAAAGACGTCGAAGTACCGGATATCGGTGCGGACGAAGTCGAAGTGACTGAAATTCTGGTGAAAGTGGGCGACAAGGTTGAAGCGGAACAATCGCTGATCACCGTTGAAGGCGATAAGGCCTCGATGGAAGTCCCTGCGCCATTCGCCGGCACGGTCAAGGAAATCAAGATCGGCACCGGCGATAAAGTGAAAACCGGCTCGCTGATCATGGTGTTTGACGTGGCGGGCGGCGAAGCTGCCGCACCGGCAGCGGCTGAAGCGCCATCGGCTCCGGCGGCAGCGCCAGCGGCCAGCGCGGCGAAAAACGTTGAAGTGCCTGACATCGGCGGCGACGAAGTTGAAGTCACCGAAGTGATGGTCAAAGTGGGCGATAAAGTGGCCGCAGAGCAGTCGCTGATCACCGTTGAAGGCGACAAGGCTTCAATGGAAGTGCCTGCGCCGTTCGCCGGCACGGTCAAAGAGATCAAGATCGGTACCGGTGATAAAGTGAAAACCGGCTCGCTGATCATGGTATTCGAAGTGGAAGGCGCAGCGCCTGCGGCGGCACCGGCTCAGAAAGCCGAAGCGGCACCGGCTGCGGCCAAGCAGCAAAGCCAGGCGCCGGCACCGGCTGCCAAGGCCGAAGGCAAAGGCGAATTTGCCGAGAACGACGCTTACGTGCATGCGACCCCGGTTATCCGTCGTCTGGCGCGCGAGTTCGGCGTTAACCTGGCGAAGGTCAAAGGAACCGGTCGTAAGGGCCGTATCCTGCGCGAAGACGTACAGAGCTACGTGAAAGACGCGGTGAAACGCGCTGAATCCGCTCCAGCGGCGGCGGCCGGCGGCGGTCTGCCAGGCATGCTGCCATGGCCGAAAGTGGACTTCAGCAAGTTCGGCGAAATCGAAGAAGTGGAACTGGGTCGCATTCAGAAAATTTCTGGTGCCAACCTGAGCCGTAACTGGGTGATGATCCCGCACGTGACCCACTTCGACAAGACCGATATCACCGATCTGGAAGCGTTCCGCAAGCAGCAGAACGAAGAAGCTGCCAAGCGCAAACTGGACGTGAAGTTCACCCCGGTGGTGTTCATCATGAAGGCCGTTGCTGCCGCTCTGGAGCAGATGCCGCGTTTCAACAGCTCGCTGTCGGAAGATGGCCAGAAGCTGACGCTGAAGAAATACATCAACATTGGCGTGGCGGTTGATACGCCGAACGGTCTGGTGGTTCCGGTGTTCAAGGATGTGAACAAGAAGAGCATCACCGAACTGTCCCGCGAACTGATGGCGATCTCCAAAAAAGCGCGCGATGGCAAGTTGACCGCGGGCGAAATGCAGGGCGGTTGCTTCACCATTTCCAGCCTGGGCGGGATCGGGACTACCCACTTCGCGCCAATCGTCAATGCGCCTGAAGTGGCTATCCTGGGCGTATCCAAATCGGCCATGGAGCCGGTTTGGAACGGTAAAGAGTTCATGCCGCGTCTGATGATGCCGATGTCGCTCTCCTTCGACCACCGTGTTATTGACGGTGCAGATGGTGCGCGCTTCATCACCATTATCAACAATATGCTGGCTGATATTCGCCGTCTGGTGATGTAA
- the lpdA gene encoding dihydrolipoyl dehydrogenase, with protein MSTEIKTQVVVLGAGPAGYSAAFRCADLGLETVLVERYSTLGGVCLNVGCIPSKALLHVAKVIEEAKALAEHGIVFGEPKTDIDKIRTWKEKVINQLTGGLAGMAKGRKVKVVNGLGKFTGANTLVVEGENGATTINFDNAIIAAGSRPIQLPFIPHDDPRVWDSTDALELKNVPERLLVMGGGIIGLEMGTVYHALGSQIDVVEMFDQVIPAADKDVVKVFTKRISKQFNLMLETKVTAVEAKEDGIYVTMEGKKAPAEPQRYDAVLVAIGRVPNGKLLDAGKAGVEVDDRGFIRVDKQLRTNVPHIFAIGDIVGQPMLAHKGVHEGHVAAEVISGKKHYFDPKVIPSIAYTEPEVAWVGLTEKEAKEQGISYETSTFPWAASGRAIASDCADGMTKLIFDKETHRIIGGAIVGTNGGELLGEIGLAIEMGCDAEDIALTIHAHPTLHESVGLAAEIFEGSITDLPNPKAKKK; from the coding sequence ATGAGTACTGAAATTAAAACTCAGGTCGTGGTACTTGGGGCGGGCCCGGCAGGATACTCTGCTGCCTTTCGTTGCGCTGACTTAGGTCTTGAAACCGTTCTGGTTGAACGTTATTCCACGCTGGGCGGGGTTTGCCTGAACGTGGGGTGTATCCCTTCCAAAGCGCTGCTGCACGTAGCCAAAGTGATCGAAGAAGCCAAAGCGCTGGCTGAACACGGCATCGTTTTCGGTGAGCCGAAAACCGATATCGACAAGATCCGCACCTGGAAAGAAAAAGTCATCAATCAGCTGACCGGCGGTCTGGCTGGCATGGCTAAAGGTCGTAAAGTCAAAGTGGTTAACGGCCTGGGTAAATTCACCGGCGCTAACACCCTGGTTGTTGAAGGCGAAAACGGTGCTACCACCATCAACTTCGATAACGCCATCATCGCTGCAGGTTCTCGTCCGATCCAACTGCCATTCATTCCTCATGACGATCCGCGCGTGTGGGATTCCACCGATGCGCTGGAGCTGAAAAACGTGCCTGAGCGTCTGCTGGTTATGGGCGGCGGCATCATCGGTCTGGAAATGGGCACCGTATATCACGCGCTGGGTTCGCAGATCGACGTGGTTGAAATGTTCGATCAGGTTATCCCGGCGGCCGATAAAGACGTGGTGAAAGTGTTCACCAAACGCATCAGCAAGCAGTTCAACCTGATGCTGGAAACCAAAGTCACTGCGGTAGAAGCCAAAGAAGACGGCATCTACGTGACGATGGAAGGCAAGAAAGCGCCGGCGGAACCACAGCGTTACGACGCGGTGCTGGTGGCTATCGGCCGTGTGCCGAATGGCAAACTGCTGGATGCCGGCAAAGCCGGTGTGGAAGTCGACGACCGTGGGTTCATCCGCGTTGACAAGCAGCTGCGCACCAATGTGCCGCACATCTTCGCTATCGGCGACATCGTCGGTCAGCCGATGCTGGCGCACAAAGGCGTGCATGAAGGTCACGTTGCCGCGGAAGTCATCTCCGGCAAGAAACACTACTTCGATCCGAAAGTGATCCCTTCCATTGCTTACACCGAGCCGGAAGTTGCCTGGGTTGGTCTGACCGAGAAAGAAGCGAAAGAGCAGGGCATCAGCTACGAAACGTCCACCTTCCCGTGGGCTGCGTCTGGCCGTGCTATCGCATCCGACTGTGCCGACGGCATGACCAAACTGATCTTCGACAAAGAAACCCACCGTATCATCGGCGGCGCGATTGTCGGCACCAACGGCGGCGAGCTGCTGGGTGAAATCGGTCTGGCCATCGAAATGGGTTGTGACGCGGAAGACATCGCGCTGACCATCCACGCCCACCCGACGCTGCACGAGTCTGTAGGCCTGGCGGCGGAGATTTTCGAAGGCAGCATCACTGACCTGCCAAACCCGAAAGCCAAGAAAAAGTAA
- the acnB gene encoding bifunctional aconitate hydratase 2/2-methylisocitrate dehydratase codes for MLEEYRKHVAERAAEGIVPKPLDATQMAALVESLKNPPKGEEEFLLDLLINRVPPGVDEAAYVKAGFLAAVAKGEATSPLITPEKAVELLGTMQGGYNIHPLIEALDNESLAPIAAKALSHTLLMFDNFYDVEEKAKAGNPHAKQIMQSWADAEWYLSRPQLAEKITVTVFKVTGETNTDDLSPAPDAWSRPDIPLHALAMLKNERDGIVPDQPGSVGPIKQIEELNKKGFPLAYVGDVVGTGSSRKSATNSVLWFMGDDIPYVPNKRGGGVVLGGKIAPIFFNTMEDAGALPIEVEVSDLNMGDVIDIFPYKGEVRNHETGELIAEFALKTDVLLDEVRAGGRIPLIIGRGLTTKAREALGLPHSEVFRIAKPVAASNKGFSLAQKMVGRACGVAGVRPGEYCEPKMTSVGSQDTTGPMTRDELKDLACLGFSADLVMQSFCHTAAYPKPVDVTTHHTLPDFIMNRGGVSLRPGDGIIHSWLNRMLLPDTVGTGGDSHTRFPIGISFPAGSGLVAFAAATGVMPLDMPESVLVRFKGKMQPGITLRDLVHAIPYYAIQQGLLTVEKKGKKNIFSGRILEIEGLPELKVEQAFELADASAERSAAGCTIKLDQAPIKEYLNSNIVLLKWMISEGYGDRRTLERRIQGMEKWLADPQLLEGDADAEYAAVIDIDLAEITQPILCAPNDPDDARLLSDVANSKIDEVFIGSCMTNIGHFRAAGKLLDQHKGQLPTRLWVAPPTKMDAAQLTEEGYYSVFGKSGARIEIPGCSLCMGNQARVADGATVVSTSTRNFPNRLGTGANVYLASAELAAVASLLGRLPTPDEYQTYMAQVDKTATDTYRYLNFDQLSQYTEKADGVIFQTAV; via the coding sequence GTGCTAGAAGAATACCGTAAGCACGTGGCCGAGCGTGCTGCAGAGGGCATCGTCCCTAAGCCATTAGATGCAACACAAATGGCAGCGCTGGTTGAATCATTAAAAAATCCGCCAAAAGGCGAAGAAGAATTCCTGTTAGACCTGCTGATTAACCGAGTACCACCGGGCGTCGATGAAGCCGCCTACGTCAAAGCAGGTTTCTTGGCTGCGGTCGCCAAAGGCGAAGCTACCTCCCCCCTGATTACCCCAGAAAAAGCCGTTGAACTGTTAGGCACCATGCAGGGCGGTTATAACATTCATCCGCTGATTGAAGCGCTGGACAACGAAAGCCTGGCACCGATCGCAGCCAAAGCGCTGTCGCATACCTTGCTGATGTTCGACAATTTCTACGACGTGGAAGAAAAAGCCAAAGCAGGCAACCCGCACGCCAAGCAGATCATGCAGTCATGGGCCGATGCCGAATGGTACCTGTCCCGCCCGCAGCTGGCAGAAAAAATCACCGTCACCGTGTTCAAGGTCACCGGCGAAACCAACACCGACGATCTGTCGCCGGCACCGGATGCCTGGTCGCGCCCGGATATCCCGCTGCACGCACTGGCGATGCTGAAAAACGAACGTGACGGCATCGTGCCCGATCAGCCGGGCAGCGTTGGCCCGATCAAGCAGATCGAAGAACTGAACAAGAAAGGCTTCCCGCTGGCTTACGTCGGCGACGTGGTCGGTACCGGCTCCTCGCGCAAATCCGCCACCAACTCGGTGCTGTGGTTTATGGGCGACGACATTCCGTACGTGCCGAACAAGCGCGGCGGCGGGGTGGTTCTGGGCGGCAAGATTGCACCGATCTTCTTCAATACCATGGAAGATGCCGGCGCGCTGCCGATCGAAGTCGAGGTATCCGATCTGAACATGGGCGATGTTATCGACATCTTCCCGTACAAAGGCGAAGTGCGTAACCACGAAACCGGCGAGCTGATTGCCGAATTCGCATTGAAAACCGACGTACTGCTGGACGAAGTCCGCGCCGGTGGCCGTATCCCGTTGATCATCGGCCGTGGCCTGACCACCAAGGCGCGTGAAGCGCTGGGTCTGCCGCACAGCGAAGTGTTCCGCATTGCCAAGCCGGTGGCAGCCAGCAACAAGGGCTTTTCACTGGCGCAGAAAATGGTGGGCCGCGCCTGCGGCGTAGCCGGCGTGCGTCCGGGCGAATACTGTGAACCGAAGATGACCTCGGTAGGCTCGCAGGATACCACCGGGCCAATGACCCGTGATGAGCTGAAAGACCTGGCCTGTCTGGGCTTCTCGGCCGATCTGGTGATGCAGTCATTCTGCCACACCGCGGCCTATCCGAAGCCGGTGGACGTAACCACCCACCACACGCTGCCTGACTTTATCATGAACCGTGGCGGCGTTTCGCTGCGTCCGGGCGACGGCATCATCCACTCATGGCTGAACCGCATGCTGTTACCGGACACCGTGGGTACCGGCGGCGATTCGCACACCCGTTTCCCTATTGGCATTTCGTTCCCGGCCGGTTCCGGCCTGGTGGCGTTTGCCGCCGCCACCGGTGTGATGCCGCTGGACATGCCTGAATCGGTGCTGGTGCGTTTCAAGGGCAAAATGCAGCCTGGCATCACCCTGCGCGATCTGGTGCATGCCATCCCTTACTACGCGATTCAACAGGGTCTGCTGACCGTTGAGAAGAAAGGTAAAAAGAACATCTTCTCCGGCCGCATTCTGGAAATCGAAGGCCTGCCGGAACTGAAGGTAGAACAGGCATTCGAACTGGCCGACGCCTCGGCCGAACGTTCGGCGGCCGGCTGCACCATCAAGCTGGATCAGGCGCCGATCAAAGAGTACCTGAACTCCAACATCGTACTGTTGAAGTGGATGATCTCCGAGGGTTACGGCGATCGCCGTACGCTGGAGCGACGCATCCAGGGTATGGAAAAGTGGCTGGCGGATCCGCAACTGCTGGAAGGCGACGCGGACGCGGAATACGCGGCGGTGATCGACATCGATCTGGCCGAAATCACCCAGCCTATCCTGTGTGCGCCGAACGATCCGGATGACGCGCGCCTGCTGTCCGACGTGGCTAACAGCAAAATCGATGAAGTGTTCATCGGTTCTTGCATGACTAACATCGGTCACTTCCGCGCGGCGGGTAAATTGCTGGACCAGCACAAGGGCCAGTTGCCGACCCGTCTGTGGGTGGCGCCGCCAACCAAGATGGATGCCGCTCAACTGACCGAAGAGGGCTATTACAGCGTGTTCGGCAAGAGCGGGGCGCGTATCGAGATCCCGGGCTGTTCACTGTGCATGGGCAACCAGGCACGGGTAGCCGACGGCGCGACGGTGGTCTCCACCTCGACCCGTAACTTCCCGAACCGTCTGGGTACTGGCGCCAATGTCTATCTGGCTTCGGCGGAGCTGGCAGCGGTGGCTTCCTTACTGGGCCGACTGCCGACGCCGGATGAATACCAGACCTATATGGCGCAGGTGGACAAGACGGCGACCGATACCTATCGCTATCTCAACTTTGACCAACTGAGCCAGTATACGGAAAAAGCCGACGGCGTGATTTTCCAAACGGCGGTGTAA
- the yacL gene encoding protein YacL, with protein sequence MDYEFLRDVTGQVVVRFSMGHEAIGHWINEEIKGDLNLLDRIEAGAAEVKGSERQWQLDGHEYTLLMDGEEVMIRANQLSFEGDEMEEGMNYYDEESLSFCGVEDFLKVLKAYRHFMLNY encoded by the coding sequence ATGGATTACGAATTTCTGCGGGATGTGACCGGCCAGGTCGTGGTCAGATTTTCGATGGGGCATGAAGCCATCGGCCATTGGATCAATGAAGAGATCAAGGGCGACCTGAATCTGCTGGACCGTATCGAAGCCGGGGCGGCAGAGGTGAAAGGCAGCGAGCGCCAATGGCAGCTCGACGGTCACGAATATACGCTGTTAATGGATGGCGAAGAAGTAATGATCCGGGCCAATCAACTGTCGTTTGAAGGTGACGAAATGGAAGAAGGCATGAATTATTATGACGAGGAGAGCCTGTCTTTCTGCGGCGTTGAGGATTTCCTGAAGGTGTTGAAGGCCTATCGACACTTTATGCTGAACTATTAA
- a CDS encoding 2-keto-3-deoxygluconate permease 1, with product MKLKASIEKVPGGMMVIPLVLGALLNTFAPAALDIGGFTTALFKNGAAPLIGAFLLCMGAGISFKAAPQALLQGGTITLTKLLVAMALGLGVERLFGAEGIFGLTGVAIIAAMSNSNGGLYAALVGEFGNERDVGAISILSLNDGPFFTMIALGAAGMANIPLMALVAVLVPLLVGMVLGNLDRNMREFLTRGGPILIPFFAFALGAGINLEMLLQGGLAGILLGILTTFVGGFFNIRADRLVGGSGIAGAAASSTAGNAVATPLAIAQADPSLAEVAAAAAPLIAASVITTAILTPILSSWVAKRNAAKTAVEENAA from the coding sequence ATGAAACTAAAAGCGTCAATAGAAAAAGTCCCTGGCGGGATGATGGTCATCCCTCTGGTGCTCGGTGCGCTGTTAAATACCTTCGCCCCGGCCGCACTGGATATCGGCGGTTTTACCACCGCATTGTTTAAAAACGGTGCGGCGCCGTTGATCGGTGCGTTCTTGCTGTGCATGGGGGCGGGGATAAGCTTTAAAGCCGCGCCGCAGGCGTTGCTGCAAGGCGGCACCATCACCCTGACCAAGCTGCTGGTTGCCATGGCACTGGGGCTGGGCGTCGAGCGGCTGTTTGGTGCGGAAGGCATCTTTGGCCTGACCGGCGTGGCGATCATCGCGGCAATGAGCAACTCCAACGGCGGTCTGTATGCGGCGCTGGTGGGCGAATTTGGTAATGAACGCGATGTCGGTGCCATTTCCATTCTTTCTCTCAACGATGGGCCGTTCTTTACCATGATTGCGCTCGGCGCCGCCGGTATGGCCAATATTCCGCTGATGGCGCTGGTCGCGGTGCTGGTGCCGCTGCTGGTGGGCATGGTGCTTGGCAATCTCGATCGCAACATGCGCGAGTTTCTCACCAGGGGCGGGCCGATTCTGATTCCGTTCTTCGCCTTTGCACTCGGCGCCGGTATCAATCTGGAAATGCTGCTGCAGGGGGGCCTGGCCGGCATTCTGTTAGGCATATTGACCACCTTTGTTGGTGGCTTCTTCAATATCCGTGCCGATCGTCTGGTCGGAGGCTCGGGCATTGCCGGTGCGGCGGCATCAAGCACTGCCGGCAATGCGGTAGCAACGCCGCTGGCCATCGCGCAGGCCGATCCATCACTGGCCGAGGTTGCCGCGGCCGCGGCGCCGCTGATAGCCGCTTCGGTGATTACCACCGCGATCCTGACGCCGATACTCAGTTCCTGGGTGGCGAAGCGCAACGCTGCCAAAACGGCGGTAGAGGAGAATGCCGCATGA
- a CDS encoding D-threonate 4-phosphate dehydrogenase: MRFILSRRCTVANNTIAVTMGDPAGIGPEIIIKALASGELSGANAVVVGCLQTLQRIQALGITPPVELRPIQQVAQARFVPGIVNVIDQPLADPAALMPGKVQAQAGDLAYRCVKRAAEMAMAGEVQAIATAPLNKEALHLAGHMYPGHTELLAKLTDSRDYAMVLYTDKLKVIHVTTHIALRRFLDTLSSQRIETVIGMADTFLKRVGFRQPRIAVAGVNPHAGENGLFGDEEITLVSPAIAAAKRRGIEVYGPCPPDTVFLQAYEGQYDMVVAMYHDQGHIPLKLLGFYDGVNITAGLPFIRTSADHGTAFDIAWTGKAKSESMAISIQLASQLA; the protein is encoded by the coding sequence ATGCGCTTTATTTTATCGAGGAGATGTACAGTGGCGAATAACACAATTGCAGTCACCATGGGCGATCCGGCGGGCATTGGCCCGGAAATCATCATCAAGGCATTGGCCTCTGGCGAGCTGTCCGGCGCCAACGCGGTGGTGGTCGGCTGTTTGCAGACGCTACAGCGCATTCAGGCGTTGGGGATTACCCCACCGGTAGAGCTGCGGCCGATACAGCAGGTTGCACAGGCCCGCTTTGTGCCGGGGATCGTTAACGTTATCGACCAGCCGCTGGCCGACCCTGCCGCGCTGATGCCGGGGAAAGTGCAGGCACAGGCAGGAGATCTGGCCTACCGCTGCGTGAAGCGTGCCGCCGAAATGGCCATGGCCGGCGAGGTACAGGCTATCGCTACCGCGCCGTTGAACAAGGAAGCGCTGCACTTGGCCGGCCATATGTATCCGGGGCATACGGAACTGCTGGCCAAACTGACCGACAGCCGCGACTACGCGATGGTGCTGTATACCGATAAGCTGAAAGTGATCCACGTAACCACCCATATCGCGCTGCGCAGGTTCCTCGATACTCTCAGTAGCCAACGCATTGAGACGGTGATCGGCATGGCAGACACTTTCCTAAAGCGCGTCGGCTTCAGGCAGCCGCGCATTGCCGTCGCCGGCGTTAACCCGCACGCCGGCGAAAATGGCCTGTTTGGTGATGAGGAAATCACCCTGGTCAGCCCGGCGATTGCCGCGGCCAAACGGCGCGGCATTGAGGTATACGGCCCGTGCCCGCCGGATACCGTCTTCCTGCAGGCGTATGAAGGGCAGTACGATATGGTGGTGGCGATGTATCACGATCAGGGGCACATTCCCCTCAAGCTGCTGGGCTTCTATGATGGCGTAAATATTACCGCCGGGCTGCCGTTTATTCGCACTTCTGCCGACCATGGCACGGCGTTTGATATTGCCTGGACAGGAAAAGCCAAGTCTGAGAGCATGGCGATCTCGATCCAATTAGCCAGTCAGCTTGCTTAA
- a CDS encoding DeoR/GlpR family DNA-binding transcription regulator, with the protein MKSQHRLDQILDYLKGHNLVTVEQLVHAIDASPATIRRDLIKLDEQGIINRSHGGVALNRFIPAQPTTNEKQLRHQQEKQAIAKYALSMINPGDAVVLDAGTTMLELARNLTHLPLRVITADLRIALFLSEFKQIEVTIIGGRIDDSSQSCIGDHGRKLLRGIYPDIAFISCNSWSLEKGITTPTEEKSGLKQDLAANARRRVLLADSSKYGAYSLFCVAPLSSLTDIVTDRALPQETQRQLDQLPGQLCLV; encoded by the coding sequence ATGAAGTCACAACATCGTCTGGACCAGATCCTGGACTATTTAAAGGGCCATAATCTGGTCACGGTTGAACAATTAGTGCATGCAATCGATGCGTCGCCGGCCACCATCCGGCGCGATCTGATCAAACTGGATGAGCAGGGCATTATCAACCGTAGTCACGGTGGCGTGGCGCTCAACCGTTTTATTCCCGCACAGCCAACCACCAACGAGAAGCAGCTGCGCCACCAGCAGGAAAAACAGGCGATCGCCAAATATGCCTTGTCGATGATCAATCCCGGTGATGCGGTGGTGCTGGATGCCGGCACCACCATGCTCGAACTGGCGCGTAATTTGACACATTTGCCGTTGAGGGTGATCACCGCCGATCTGCGCATTGCCCTGTTCCTGTCGGAGTTCAAGCAAATCGAAGTCACGATTATCGGTGGGCGTATCGATGACAGCAGTCAATCCTGTATTGGCGATCACGGGCGTAAGCTGTTGCGCGGGATTTATCCGGATATTGCCTTTATCAGCTGTAACTCGTGGAGTCTGGAAAAGGGAATTACCACGCCGACCGAAGAGAAGTCCGGCCTGAAGCAGGATCTGGCGGCCAATGCGCGCCGTCGAGTGCTGTTGGCCGACAGCAGCAAATATGGCGCCTATTCCCTGTTTTGCGTTGCGCCGCTCAGCAGCCTGACCGATATCGTCACCGACCGCGCTCTGCCGCAGGAGACACAACGCCAGCTTGACCAGCTACCCGGTCAATTATGCCTGGTTTAG
- the speD gene encoding adenosylmethionine decarboxylase, with amino-acid sequence MHKLKLHGFNNLTKSLSFCIYDICYAKTADDRDGYIAYIDEQYNANRLTEILSETCSIIGANILNIARQDYEPQGASVTILVSEEPVDPKDVDTSEHPGPLPNTVVAHLDKSHICVHTYPESHPEGGLCTFRADIEVSTCGVISPLKALNYLIHQLESDIVTMDYRVRGFTRDVNGVKHYIDHEINSIQNFMSEDMKSLYHMMDVNVYQENIFHTKMLLKDFDLKHYLFNAKPEALSEEERQRITDLLWKEMQEIYYGRNIPHL; translated from the coding sequence TTGCACAAGCTAAAACTGCACGGCTTCAATAACCTGACCAAAAGCCTGAGTTTTTGTATTTACGATATCTGTTACGCCAAAACCGCAGACGATCGCGACGGCTATATCGCCTACATTGACGAACAGTACAACGCCAATCGCCTGACCGAGATCCTCAGCGAGACCTGCTCAATCATTGGCGCCAACATTCTGAACATTGCACGTCAGGACTACGAGCCACAAGGCGCCAGCGTCACCATCCTGGTCAGCGAAGAGCCGGTCGATCCGAAAGACGTTGATACCTCGGAACATCCCGGCCCGTTGCCCAATACGGTGGTTGCGCACCTGGACAAGAGCCATATCTGCGTGCACACCTACCCGGAAAGCCATCCGGAAGGCGGACTGTGTACCTTCCGCGCCGACATCGAAGTGTCGACCTGCGGCGTCATTTCACCACTTAAAGCGCTCAACTATCTGATTCACCAACTGGAATCGGATATCGTCACCATGGATTACCGCGTGCGCGGTTTTACCCGTGATGTCAACGGCGTGAAGCATTACATCGATCATGAGATCAATTCGATCCAGAACTTTATGTCTGAAGATATGAAGTCGCTTTATCACATGATGGATGTGAACGTTTATCAGGAAAATATCTTCCATACCAAGATGCTGCTGAAGGATTTCGATCTGAAGCACTATCTGTTTAACGCCAAGCCGGAAGCGTTGAGCGAGGAAGAACGGCAACGGATTACCGATCTGCTGTGGAAAGAGATGCAGGAGATCTATTACGGGCGGAACATTCCGCATCTGTAA
- the speE gene encoding polyamine aminopropyltransferase has protein sequence MTQKDIWHETLHASFGQYFSVEKVLYREKTDHQDLVIFENPVLGRVMALDGVVQTTERDEFIYHEMMTHVPLLAHGQAKSVLIIGGGDGGMLREVSRHQGVERITMVEIDAGVVEFCRQYLPNHNAGSYDDPRFKLVIDDGVNFVNQTDEKFDVIISDCTDPIGPGESLFTSAFYQGCARCLNDGGVFVAQNGVCFLQQDEAVNSHTRLSAYFQDVSFYQAAIPTYYGGIMTFAWASQDPALRQHDLATLQQRFNQSGLHCRYYNPAIHTGSFALPQYLLNALSPE, from the coding sequence ATGACCCAGAAAGATATTTGGCATGAAACGTTACATGCCAGCTTCGGCCAGTACTTCTCGGTAGAGAAGGTGCTGTACCGTGAGAAAACCGATCATCAGGACCTGGTTATCTTCGAAAACCCGGTGCTGGGCCGCGTCATGGCGCTCGACGGTGTGGTTCAGACCACCGAACGCGATGAGTTCATCTATCATGAAATGATGACCCACGTGCCGTTGCTGGCGCATGGACAAGCCAAAAGCGTGCTGATCATCGGTGGCGGTGACGGCGGTATGCTGCGCGAAGTCAGCCGACATCAAGGCGTTGAGCGCATCACCATGGTAGAAATCGATGCCGGAGTGGTGGAGTTCTGCCGCCAGTACCTGCCCAACCACAATGCCGGTTCATATGACGACCCGCGCTTCAAGCTGGTGATTGACGACGGCGTTAACTTTGTTAATCAGACCGATGAAAAGTTCGATGTGATCATCTCTGACTGCACCGATCCGATCGGTCCTGGCGAAAGCCTGTTTACGTCGGCGTTTTACCAGGGTTGCGCACGTTGTCTGAACGACGGCGGCGTCTTTGTGGCACAGAACGGCGTGTGTTTCCTGCAACAGGATGAGGCCGTCAACAGTCACACCCGCCTGAGTGCATATTTCCAGGACGTCAGCTTCTATCAGGCAGCGATCCCGACCTATTACGGCGGTATCATGACCTTTGCCTGGGCGAGCCAGGATCCGGCGCTGCGTCAACACGATCTGGCCACGCTGCAACAGCGCTTTAACCAAAGCGGTTTACACTGCCGTTATTACAACCCGGCTATCCACACCGGCAGCTTTGCCCTGCCGCAATATTTACTCAATGCCCTATCTCCAGAATGA